One Electrophorus electricus isolate fEleEle1 chromosome 10, fEleEle1.pri, whole genome shotgun sequence genomic region harbors:
- the znf574 gene encoding zinc finger protein 574 isoform X2 yields MESSSVYMCFPCYREFPTLEEVLTHQLTCTAESTQTLAAGTPVEAAALAAGLPQLTAQSLSAAQVQCQVDTDLTQLGMSLVQMEAGLSPTQDRRKVLPSSDAPRVLYQCADCELLFDALSLWQQHRKMGCCQVPGPGPGAEPEVDQGAEHIETVAAFQLQPPAADAEQGEWAESEVSVETSAEGLAELVENDPEEVVKAVPSLLSSASNGDRPETEHEPSEVPATQAAGTAVEPLDEQSPPVKRRGQKKAKLLSSLLCVECGQCFCLVAELMAHRKTAHGLRDAIHRCGVCGEGFINTTLFLYHRKQHRAQVEGVQREAISPVQQLSTALLEAPGEGLLLLATAGEGQSLMELAGLGQALPEGVPVAQVEVELDPDNARVDEVQQCEQEVEESVEAEVEGVVSMEVENTEEVEAQAQIEVEAEQEAGNEEQLKDGGEGQVEEQMEELLEVPASNTGSSAGPSFLCSQCGSSFKAEQELAQHRTTEHGLAGALHTCVECGQEFMSTTQYLYHRKQHRGSSSVGLLPFPSTRLTSALTAPAKQRDIILLRRSEPLRVATSIEPSAPPPDAALEAPAKLSRDWSRTPLPHECPHCGLGFTRRGLLREHVFQHTGEKLFGCHVCHKSFPSPASLLRHGLTHGGSRAFSCPICARAFYQATSLKRHMLTHEEGTPDRRGGARGKGRGRSLGDGRLHVCPDCPASFKLDSQLQTHRLLHTSHPFPCNTCGQAFKRRKELDLHSLIHQDKEPKSCPKCGSQFLNQAVLDLHLQRCTGEPPPQRRRYKGHGRGRVGGQLECDMCGHRCVTQDGLDLHRLSHTGQTPLRCPLAPCRRRFASSSALAEHVLSHCRGALGKRSAPRRYTCDYCSKEFAYASTFAVHMRTHTDERPFECKQCGKRFRQLPHLQDHERIHSGERPFACWVCGKSFSVAARLTEHARVHSGERPYACPRCPTAFRSRPNLDKHMRQHAGEPAPPPATVADDNSAAVQTILLVQEAPSPTTTAATLPLLQDGTVVAEQHTPSVVFLHPGVGMPTVAMPAISLVEGQEVPHTIEFIIEETV; encoded by the exons TTGACAGCTCAGTCGTTGTCTGCTGCTCAGGTGCAATGTCAGGTGGACACGGACCTGACTCAGTTGGGGATGAGCCTTGTCCAGATGGAGGCGGGGCTTTCTCCCACACAGGACCGGCGGAAAGTCCTGCCCTCCTCCGATGCTCCTCGCGTCCTCTACCAGTGCGCTGACTGCGAGCTCCTTTTCGACGCTCTCTCCTTGTGGCAGCAGCACCGCAAGATGGGCTGCTGCCAGGTGCCTGGCCCGGGCCCGGGGGCAGAGCCAGAGGTGGATCAGGGGGCGGAGCACATAGAGACAGTCGCTGCCTTTCAGCTGCAGCCCCCCGCAGCTGACGCCGAGCAGGGCGAGTGGGCTGAATCGGAAGTGAGTGTGGAAACCTCCGCAGAGGGACTCGCAGAATTGGTGGAGAACGATCCAGAAGAAGTAGTCAAGGCCGTGCCTTCGCTGCTGAGCTCGGCGAGCAATGGTGACCGGCCCGAAACTGAGCATGAGCCGTCGGAGGTGCCGGCCACGCAGGCTGCCGGAACGGCGGTGGAGCCCCTGGATGAGCAGAGCCCGCCAGTGAAGCGGCGGGGGCAGAAGAAGGCGAAGCTGCTCTCCAGCCTGCTCTGCGTGGAGTGTGGCCAGTGCTTCTGCCTGGTGGCAGAGCTGATGGCGCACCGCAAGACAGCGCATGGCCTGCGGGATGCCATCCATCGCTGTGGCGTGTGCGGCGAAGGCTTCATCAACACCACCCTCTTCCTCTATCACCGCAAGCAGCACCGTGCCCAGGTGGAGGGGGTGCAGCGGGAGGCGATCTCGCCCGTGCAGCAGCTCTCCACCGCCCTGCTGGAGGCGCCGGGCGAGGGCCTGCTTCTGCTCGCCACCGCCGGCGAGGGCCAGAGCCTGATGGAGCTCGCCGGCCTGGGGCAGGCTTTGCCCGAGGGGGTGCCTGTCGCccaggtggaggtggagctggacCCTGATAACGCAAGGGTGGACGAGGTCCAACAGTGcgagcaggaggtggaggagagcgTGGAGGCGGAGGTGGAGGGCGTGGTGAGCATGGAGGTGGAGAACACCGAAGAAGTGGAGGCTCAGGCACAGATCGAggtggaggcagagcaggaagCAGGGAATGAGGAGCAACTAAAGGATGGCGGTGAAGggcaggtggaggagcagatggaggagctgctggaggTGCCAGCGTCAAACACGGGCTCCTCAGCTGGCCCCAGTTTCCTCTGCAGTCAGTGCGGGTCCTCCTTCAAAGCTGAGCAGGAACTGGCACAGCACCGCACTACCGAGCACGGCCTGGCAGGGGCGCTGCACACATGCGTGGAGTGTGGGCAGGAGTTTATGAGCACTACTCAGTACCTGTACCACCGCAAACAACACCGTGGGAGCTCCTCCGTGGGGCTGCTGCCTTTCCCCTCCACCAGGCTGACCTCGGCGCTCACCGCTCCAGCCAAACAGAGGGACATCATCCTGCTGAGGAGATCAG AGCCGCTGCGGGTGGCGACGTCGATTGAGCCCTCGGCCCCTCCTCCCGACGCCGCGCTGGAGGCTCCGGCTAAGCTGAGCCGTGACTGGTCGCGCACGCCGCTCCCTCATGAGTGCCCGCATTGTGGGCTGGGCTTCACGCGCCGTGGCCTCCTGCGTGAGCACGTCTTCCAGCACACGGGCGAGAAGCTCTTCGGATGCCACGTGTGCCACAAGAGCTTCCCGTCCCCGGCCAGCCTCCTGCGGCACGGCCTGACACACGGGGGGTCCCGTGCCTTCTCCTGCCCCATATGCGCCCGCGCCTTCTACCAGGCCACCTCACTCAAGCGCCACATGCTCACGCACGAGGAGGGCACACCCGACAGGCGGGGTGGGGCCAGGGGTAAGGGCCGGGGCCGCTCACTGGGGGACGGCCGTCTGCACGTCTGCCCCGACTGCCCGGCCAGCTTCAAGCTGGACTCCCAGCTGCAGACCCACAG GCTTCTGCACACCAGTCACCCGTTCCCCTGCAACACGTGCGGCCAGGCGTTCAAGCGTCGCAAGGAGCTCGACCTGCACTCCCTCATCCaccaag ACAAGGAGCCCAAGTCGTGTCCCAAGTGCGGCTCCCAGTTTCTGAACCAGGCCGTGCTGGACCTACACCTGCAGCGCTGCACGGGCGAGCCTCCACCTCAGCGCCGCCGCTACAAGGGCCACGGGCGCGGCCGCGTGGGCGGCCAGCTGGAGTGTGACATGTGCGGCCACCGCTGCGTGACGCAGGACGGCCTGGACCTGCACCGCCTCTCGCACACGGGCCAGACGCCGCTGCGCTGCCCTCTGGCACCCTGCAGGAGGCGCTTCGCCTCCAGCTCGGCGCTGGCTGAACACGTGTTGTCTCACTGCCGCGGCGCCCTGGGCAAGCGCAGCGCCCCCCGCCGCTACACCTGCGACTACTGCAGCAAGGAGTTCGCCTATGCCTCCACCTTCGctgtgcacatgcgcacgcacaccgACGAGAGACCTTTCGAG tgcaAGCAGTGCGGGAAGCGCTTCCGCCAGCTCCCGCACCTGCAGGACCATGAGCGCATCCACAGTGGCGAGCGCCCGTTTGCCTGCTGGGTGTGCGGCAAGAGTTTTAGCGTGGCAGCGCGCCTGACGGAGCACGCCCGCGTACACAGCGGCGAGCGCCCCTACGCATGCCCCCGCTGCCCCACCGCCTTCCGCTCGCGCCCCAACCTTGACAAGCACATGCGCCAGCATGCTGGCGAGCCCGCCCCCCCGCCAGCCACCGTGGCCGACGACAACAGTGCCGCCGTGCAGACCATCCTGCTGGTGCAAGAGGCGCCGTCGCCCACGACGACCGCTGCCACCCTGCCGCTGCTCCAGGATGGCACGGTGGTTGCCGAACAGCACACCCCCTCCGTGGTCTTCCTCCACCCTGGTGTCGGCATGCCGACCGTAGCGATGCCAGCTATATCGTTGGTTGAGGGGCAGGAGGTCCCGCACACCATAGAATTCATCATAGAGGAGACCGTGTAG
- the znf574 gene encoding zinc finger protein 574 isoform X1, which produces MRTMESSSVYMCFPCYREFPTLEEVLTHQLTCTAESTQTLAAGTPVEAAALAAGLPQLTAQSLSAAQVQCQVDTDLTQLGMSLVQMEAGLSPTQDRRKVLPSSDAPRVLYQCADCELLFDALSLWQQHRKMGCCQVPGPGPGAEPEVDQGAEHIETVAAFQLQPPAADAEQGEWAESEVSVETSAEGLAELVENDPEEVVKAVPSLLSSASNGDRPETEHEPSEVPATQAAGTAVEPLDEQSPPVKRRGQKKAKLLSSLLCVECGQCFCLVAELMAHRKTAHGLRDAIHRCGVCGEGFINTTLFLYHRKQHRAQVEGVQREAISPVQQLSTALLEAPGEGLLLLATAGEGQSLMELAGLGQALPEGVPVAQVEVELDPDNARVDEVQQCEQEVEESVEAEVEGVVSMEVENTEEVEAQAQIEVEAEQEAGNEEQLKDGGEGQVEEQMEELLEVPASNTGSSAGPSFLCSQCGSSFKAEQELAQHRTTEHGLAGALHTCVECGQEFMSTTQYLYHRKQHRGSSSVGLLPFPSTRLTSALTAPAKQRDIILLRRSEPLRVATSIEPSAPPPDAALEAPAKLSRDWSRTPLPHECPHCGLGFTRRGLLREHVFQHTGEKLFGCHVCHKSFPSPASLLRHGLTHGGSRAFSCPICARAFYQATSLKRHMLTHEEGTPDRRGGARGKGRGRSLGDGRLHVCPDCPASFKLDSQLQTHRLLHTSHPFPCNTCGQAFKRRKELDLHSLIHQDKEPKSCPKCGSQFLNQAVLDLHLQRCTGEPPPQRRRYKGHGRGRVGGQLECDMCGHRCVTQDGLDLHRLSHTGQTPLRCPLAPCRRRFASSSALAEHVLSHCRGALGKRSAPRRYTCDYCSKEFAYASTFAVHMRTHTDERPFECKQCGKRFRQLPHLQDHERIHSGERPFACWVCGKSFSVAARLTEHARVHSGERPYACPRCPTAFRSRPNLDKHMRQHAGEPAPPPATVADDNSAAVQTILLVQEAPSPTTTAATLPLLQDGTVVAEQHTPSVVFLHPGVGMPTVAMPAISLVEGQEVPHTIEFIIEETV; this is translated from the exons TTGACAGCTCAGTCGTTGTCTGCTGCTCAGGTGCAATGTCAGGTGGACACGGACCTGACTCAGTTGGGGATGAGCCTTGTCCAGATGGAGGCGGGGCTTTCTCCCACACAGGACCGGCGGAAAGTCCTGCCCTCCTCCGATGCTCCTCGCGTCCTCTACCAGTGCGCTGACTGCGAGCTCCTTTTCGACGCTCTCTCCTTGTGGCAGCAGCACCGCAAGATGGGCTGCTGCCAGGTGCCTGGCCCGGGCCCGGGGGCAGAGCCAGAGGTGGATCAGGGGGCGGAGCACATAGAGACAGTCGCTGCCTTTCAGCTGCAGCCCCCCGCAGCTGACGCCGAGCAGGGCGAGTGGGCTGAATCGGAAGTGAGTGTGGAAACCTCCGCAGAGGGACTCGCAGAATTGGTGGAGAACGATCCAGAAGAAGTAGTCAAGGCCGTGCCTTCGCTGCTGAGCTCGGCGAGCAATGGTGACCGGCCCGAAACTGAGCATGAGCCGTCGGAGGTGCCGGCCACGCAGGCTGCCGGAACGGCGGTGGAGCCCCTGGATGAGCAGAGCCCGCCAGTGAAGCGGCGGGGGCAGAAGAAGGCGAAGCTGCTCTCCAGCCTGCTCTGCGTGGAGTGTGGCCAGTGCTTCTGCCTGGTGGCAGAGCTGATGGCGCACCGCAAGACAGCGCATGGCCTGCGGGATGCCATCCATCGCTGTGGCGTGTGCGGCGAAGGCTTCATCAACACCACCCTCTTCCTCTATCACCGCAAGCAGCACCGTGCCCAGGTGGAGGGGGTGCAGCGGGAGGCGATCTCGCCCGTGCAGCAGCTCTCCACCGCCCTGCTGGAGGCGCCGGGCGAGGGCCTGCTTCTGCTCGCCACCGCCGGCGAGGGCCAGAGCCTGATGGAGCTCGCCGGCCTGGGGCAGGCTTTGCCCGAGGGGGTGCCTGTCGCccaggtggaggtggagctggacCCTGATAACGCAAGGGTGGACGAGGTCCAACAGTGcgagcaggaggtggaggagagcgTGGAGGCGGAGGTGGAGGGCGTGGTGAGCATGGAGGTGGAGAACACCGAAGAAGTGGAGGCTCAGGCACAGATCGAggtggaggcagagcaggaagCAGGGAATGAGGAGCAACTAAAGGATGGCGGTGAAGggcaggtggaggagcagatggaggagctgctggaggTGCCAGCGTCAAACACGGGCTCCTCAGCTGGCCCCAGTTTCCTCTGCAGTCAGTGCGGGTCCTCCTTCAAAGCTGAGCAGGAACTGGCACAGCACCGCACTACCGAGCACGGCCTGGCAGGGGCGCTGCACACATGCGTGGAGTGTGGGCAGGAGTTTATGAGCACTACTCAGTACCTGTACCACCGCAAACAACACCGTGGGAGCTCCTCCGTGGGGCTGCTGCCTTTCCCCTCCACCAGGCTGACCTCGGCGCTCACCGCTCCAGCCAAACAGAGGGACATCATCCTGCTGAGGAGATCAG AGCCGCTGCGGGTGGCGACGTCGATTGAGCCCTCGGCCCCTCCTCCCGACGCCGCGCTGGAGGCTCCGGCTAAGCTGAGCCGTGACTGGTCGCGCACGCCGCTCCCTCATGAGTGCCCGCATTGTGGGCTGGGCTTCACGCGCCGTGGCCTCCTGCGTGAGCACGTCTTCCAGCACACGGGCGAGAAGCTCTTCGGATGCCACGTGTGCCACAAGAGCTTCCCGTCCCCGGCCAGCCTCCTGCGGCACGGCCTGACACACGGGGGGTCCCGTGCCTTCTCCTGCCCCATATGCGCCCGCGCCTTCTACCAGGCCACCTCACTCAAGCGCCACATGCTCACGCACGAGGAGGGCACACCCGACAGGCGGGGTGGGGCCAGGGGTAAGGGCCGGGGCCGCTCACTGGGGGACGGCCGTCTGCACGTCTGCCCCGACTGCCCGGCCAGCTTCAAGCTGGACTCCCAGCTGCAGACCCACAG GCTTCTGCACACCAGTCACCCGTTCCCCTGCAACACGTGCGGCCAGGCGTTCAAGCGTCGCAAGGAGCTCGACCTGCACTCCCTCATCCaccaag ACAAGGAGCCCAAGTCGTGTCCCAAGTGCGGCTCCCAGTTTCTGAACCAGGCCGTGCTGGACCTACACCTGCAGCGCTGCACGGGCGAGCCTCCACCTCAGCGCCGCCGCTACAAGGGCCACGGGCGCGGCCGCGTGGGCGGCCAGCTGGAGTGTGACATGTGCGGCCACCGCTGCGTGACGCAGGACGGCCTGGACCTGCACCGCCTCTCGCACACGGGCCAGACGCCGCTGCGCTGCCCTCTGGCACCCTGCAGGAGGCGCTTCGCCTCCAGCTCGGCGCTGGCTGAACACGTGTTGTCTCACTGCCGCGGCGCCCTGGGCAAGCGCAGCGCCCCCCGCCGCTACACCTGCGACTACTGCAGCAAGGAGTTCGCCTATGCCTCCACCTTCGctgtgcacatgcgcacgcacaccgACGAGAGACCTTTCGAG tgcaAGCAGTGCGGGAAGCGCTTCCGCCAGCTCCCGCACCTGCAGGACCATGAGCGCATCCACAGTGGCGAGCGCCCGTTTGCCTGCTGGGTGTGCGGCAAGAGTTTTAGCGTGGCAGCGCGCCTGACGGAGCACGCCCGCGTACACAGCGGCGAGCGCCCCTACGCATGCCCCCGCTGCCCCACCGCCTTCCGCTCGCGCCCCAACCTTGACAAGCACATGCGCCAGCATGCTGGCGAGCCCGCCCCCCCGCCAGCCACCGTGGCCGACGACAACAGTGCCGCCGTGCAGACCATCCTGCTGGTGCAAGAGGCGCCGTCGCCCACGACGACCGCTGCCACCCTGCCGCTGCTCCAGGATGGCACGGTGGTTGCCGAACAGCACACCCCCTCCGTGGTCTTCCTCCACCCTGGTGTCGGCATGCCGACCGTAGCGATGCCAGCTATATCGTTGGTTGAGGGGCAGGAGGTCCCGCACACCATAGAATTCATCATAGAGGAGACCGTGTAG